In one Brevibacillus composti genomic region, the following are encoded:
- a CDS encoding RicAFT regulatory complex protein RicA family protein, with protein MEQTELYTHKEILDKARELATMISRTKEVDFFKRAEHQIKHNERVQEMIDELKKKQKQMVMFESMNKPELVKKVEAEYNQLHEELDSIPIVTEFKQSQVDVNDLLQMVTHVITNTVSERIILDTGGNPLTGETGGGPEKKQSGGCCS; from the coding sequence ATGGAACAAACAGAACTGTACACACACAAAGAAATTCTGGATAAGGCGAGAGAACTGGCAACGATGATCTCCCGCACCAAGGAAGTCGACTTCTTCAAGCGGGCAGAGCACCAGATCAAGCATAATGAACGCGTCCAGGAAATGATCGATGAATTAAAGAAGAAACAAAAGCAAATGGTGATGTTCGAATCGATGAACAAGCCGGAGCTGGTGAAAAAGGTGGAAGCCGAATATAACCAGCTTCACGAGGAACTGGACAGCATCCCCATCGTCACAGAATTCAAGCAATCGCAGGTCGACGTCAACGATCTGTTGCAAATGGTGACCCATGTGATTACCAATACCGTGTCTGAGCGCATCATTTTGGATACGGGCGGGAATCCGCTTACCGGTGAAACCGGCGGCGGACCCGAGAAAAAACAGAGCGGCGGCTGCTGCTCGTAA
- the cotE gene encoding outer spore coat protein CotE, with translation MSGIDKDLQCRELIAKAVCGKGHKFTQTTHTIIPSHTPSTILGCWVINTNFQAEKVGDAVEVSGTYDVNLWYSFADNTQTEVKRENVHFSVLVPLTFFDRNCRGDLEIVARAVEQPKCVKAELSGGGTVTVRVESEFAVEIIGETKVCVVVCNSCDDKDFHLVGDYEDNSDEFDDFDSATLLDELD, from the coding sequence ATGTCGGGTATAGACAAAGACCTGCAGTGCCGGGAACTCATCGCCAAAGCCGTCTGCGGTAAAGGTCATAAATTTACACAAACGACCCACACCATCATACCGTCGCACACTCCTTCGACGATCCTCGGATGCTGGGTGATAAACACGAACTTCCAGGCAGAGAAGGTTGGGGACGCGGTTGAGGTATCTGGTACGTATGACGTCAACCTGTGGTACTCGTTTGCCGACAACACGCAAACCGAAGTGAAGCGGGAAAACGTCCATTTCTCCGTACTCGTTCCGCTTACGTTCTTCGACAGAAACTGCCGCGGTGACCTGGAAATCGTCGCCCGCGCCGTAGAACAGCCGAAGTGCGTCAAAGCCGAACTGAGCGGCGGTGGCACCGTCACTGTCAGAGTGGAAAGCGAATTTGCAGTCGAAATCATCGGGGAGACCAAGGTGTGCGTCGTCGTCTGCAACAGCTGCGATGACAAGGATTTCCACCTGGTGGGCGACTACGAAGACAACAGCGACGAGTTTGACGACTTTGATTCGGCCACCCTGCTGGACGAATTGGATTAA
- a CDS encoding putative amidoligase domain-containing protein translates to MHAWSGERAKARLTGREPGLEPATPRLPGNAEKAVSLLQNPERTAYLLKISGIPTARGARPEPGTRTYRIHMFENRVLMLEKSRQPTQWLREAWGEPSFEQIDPADDDYEASAVIRLARRALYAAGLHYGHLVLHAASPHRVKVHAVSADWLLQHQGRLRTAAETWWAEEQGRWSGSPIMLGADPEFALRHPDGHMVLASDFMGTNGVVGCDSTRYREELALHQHPLVELRPAPSANPDLLFLRIVKALRTAAKKIDNPSIEWVSGGMPFEGYPIGGHIHFSGIRPDYQLLRQLDAYLALPLVLIEDAGCRMRRPRYGYLGDMREKDYGGTPGFEYRTLPSWLVDPIVTRGVLHLARLIADSSHHLMINELSPGLVRAYYRGEQERIKPLVTAMWEELRQLPGYARSGAVLDRYFARLLSGNVWPADRDLRIVWSHYSGKR, encoded by the coding sequence GTGCATGCATGGAGTGGAGAACGAGCGAAGGCTCGCCTGACGGGCCGAGAACCGGGTCTGGAGCCAGCCACGCCAAGGTTGCCGGGGAACGCAGAGAAAGCGGTCTCGCTTTTGCAAAATCCGGAGCGGACAGCTTATTTGCTCAAAATTAGCGGCATCCCGACGGCGAGAGGTGCCCGTCCTGAGCCGGGAACACGAACCTATCGTATTCATATGTTCGAAAACCGGGTGTTGATGCTTGAGAAATCCCGGCAGCCGACACAATGGCTTCGCGAAGCGTGGGGAGAACCTTCGTTTGAACAAATCGATCCCGCCGATGACGATTATGAAGCGAGTGCCGTCATCCGCCTGGCGAGGCGCGCGCTCTATGCGGCGGGACTTCACTACGGACATCTGGTGCTGCACGCCGCCTCCCCCCACCGGGTGAAGGTACATGCGGTCTCCGCCGATTGGCTTTTGCAGCATCAGGGCAGGCTGCGCACGGCGGCAGAGACTTGGTGGGCAGAAGAACAGGGACGCTGGTCTGGCTCGCCGATCATGCTGGGGGCTGACCCGGAATTTGCCCTGCGCCACCCTGACGGCCATATGGTGCTGGCTTCCGATTTCATGGGGACAAACGGTGTCGTAGGCTGCGATTCGACGCGGTACCGGGAAGAGCTCGCCCTGCATCAGCACCCCCTGGTCGAGCTTCGCCCCGCCCCGTCAGCCAACCCGGATCTTCTGTTTCTGCGAATCGTGAAGGCCCTCCGCACGGCGGCGAAAAAAATCGACAATCCGTCGATAGAGTGGGTGAGCGGAGGAATGCCGTTTGAAGGCTATCCCATCGGCGGCCATATCCATTTCAGCGGCATCCGGCCGGATTATCAGCTCTTGCGCCAGCTCGATGCTTATCTGGCGCTGCCGCTGGTCTTGATCGAAGACGCCGGCTGTCGGATGCGGCGGCCACGCTACGGGTATCTGGGCGACATGCGGGAAAAGGACTACGGCGGAACGCCGGGCTTTGAATACCGCACCCTGCCTAGTTGGCTGGTCGATCCCATCGTGACGAGAGGAGTGCTGCACCTCGCCCGCTTGATTGCCGACTCGAGCCATCATCTGATGATAAATGAGCTGAGTCCCGGCCTCGTCCGCGCGTATTACCGGGGGGAACAGGAGCGGATCAAACCCCTGGTGACGGCCATGTGGGAGGAGTTGCGGCAGCTGCCCGGTTACGCTCGCTCAGGGGCCGTGCTGGACCGTTACTTCGCGCGCCTGCTGTCCGGAAACGTCTGGCCTGCCGATCGCGATCTGCGAATCGTCTGGTCGCATTACAGCGGAAAAAGGTAG